The following coding sequences are from one Rathayibacter sp. VKM Ac-2760 window:
- a CDS encoding MDR family MFS transporter, with product MSHRQVLESLSGLLLGMFVSILAGTVVSTSLPLIISDLRGDQNAYTWVVTATLLATTVSTPLWGKFADLFNRKLLIQLALAIFVIGSAAAGFSQDTNMLIVFRVFQGLGAGGLAALSQIIMADIISPRERGKYAGLFGGVMAIGTVGGPLLGGVVTDAFGWRWNFFIALPVAIIAIILLQVTLRLPAHPKRTVKIDYLGAVLIAGGVSLLLIWVSLAGKNFEWASWETAVMVGGSVVLLVAAVITELTVAEPIIPMGMFKNRTFSLAVVASISVGVSLFGTAVFLAQYMQLARGATPTQSGLLTIPLMAGLLIASTIFGGIISRTGKWKAIMITGASFSVLGTALLSQLRYDTSFVYVGVSMAVLGAGLGMLMQNLVLVVQNSIEVKNLGVATSAVTFFRSLGGTIGVSVLGSILGTVIADRTASGIAGLAPADQAAAAASLGNGTIPQVSTLPDAVRLVVEGAYGIGIGDVFLFSIPLAVITLIAVTLLPNVDLGTKNAVQLKAAPKDVVAGAEDALIAASDGQAGLRPVGQNQQPVSHAKHAATGAIDVAERP from the coding sequence ATGTCGCACCGCCAGGTGCTCGAATCCCTCAGCGGACTGCTGCTGGGCATGTTCGTCTCGATCCTCGCGGGCACGGTCGTGTCGACCTCGCTGCCGCTGATCATCTCCGACCTCCGGGGCGACCAGAACGCCTACACCTGGGTCGTCACCGCGACGCTGCTCGCGACCACCGTCTCCACCCCGCTCTGGGGCAAGTTCGCCGACCTCTTCAACCGCAAGCTGCTCATCCAGCTCGCGCTCGCGATCTTCGTGATCGGCTCGGCCGCGGCCGGCTTCTCGCAGGACACGAACATGCTGATCGTGTTCCGCGTCTTCCAGGGCCTCGGCGCCGGCGGTCTCGCGGCGCTGAGCCAGATCATCATGGCCGACATCATCAGCCCCCGCGAGCGCGGCAAGTACGCCGGTCTCTTCGGCGGCGTGATGGCGATCGGCACCGTCGGCGGCCCGCTGCTCGGCGGCGTCGTCACCGACGCGTTCGGCTGGCGCTGGAACTTCTTCATCGCGCTGCCCGTCGCGATCATCGCGATCATCCTGCTCCAGGTGACCCTGCGCCTGCCCGCGCACCCCAAGCGCACGGTCAAGATCGACTACCTCGGCGCCGTCCTCATCGCCGGCGGCGTCTCGCTGCTGCTGATCTGGGTCTCGCTGGCCGGCAAGAACTTCGAGTGGGCCTCCTGGGAGACCGCGGTCATGGTCGGCGGCTCCGTCGTGCTGCTGGTCGCCGCGGTGATCACCGAGCTCACCGTCGCCGAGCCGATCATCCCGATGGGGATGTTCAAGAACCGCACCTTCAGCCTCGCGGTCGTCGCGAGCATCTCGGTCGGCGTCTCGCTCTTCGGCACCGCCGTCTTCCTCGCGCAGTACATGCAGCTCGCCCGCGGCGCCACGCCCACCCAGTCGGGACTGCTCACGATCCCGCTGATGGCGGGACTGCTGATCGCCTCCACGATCTTCGGCGGGATCATCTCGCGGACCGGCAAGTGGAAGGCGATCATGATCACCGGGGCGTCCTTCTCGGTGCTCGGCACAGCGCTGCTCAGCCAGCTGCGCTACGACACGAGCTTCGTCTACGTCGGCGTCTCGATGGCGGTCCTCGGCGCGGGCCTGGGCATGCTGATGCAGAACCTGGTGCTCGTCGTGCAGAACTCGATCGAGGTGAAGAACCTCGGAGTCGCGACCAGCGCCGTCACGTTCTTCCGCAGCCTCGGCGGCACCATCGGCGTCTCGGTGCTCGGCTCGATCCTCGGCACCGTCATCGCCGACCGCACCGCGAGCGGCATCGCCGGTCTCGCTCCGGCCGACCAGGCCGCCGCGGCCGCTTCGCTCGGCAACGGCACCATCCCGCAGGTGTCGACCCTGCCCGACGCGGTGCGCCTCGTGGTCGAGGGCGCCTACGGCATCGGGATCGGCGACGTCTTCCTCTTCAGCATCCCGCTGGCCGTGATCACCCTGATCGCCGTGACGCTGCTGCCGAACGTCGACCTCGGCACCAAGAACGCGGTGCAGCTGAAGGCGGCGCCCAAGGACGTCGTCGCCGGCGCCGAGGACGCGCTGATCGCGGCCTCCGACGGCCAGGCGGGCCTCCGCCCGGTCGGGCAGAATCAGCAGCCCGTCTCCCACGCGAAGCACGCCGCCACCGGCGCGATCGACGTGGCCGAGCGCCCCTGA
- a CDS encoding VTT domain-containing protein, which produces MPGFLDELGFVELLGALFVIVLLRAQATYWLARAVVAGAASRRWGRWLESPALRRGSALLARYGPPAVTVSFLTVGLQTMMNAAAGAARMRFGVYLLAMLPGCAAWALIYATVGFAVLWAVVGAAVGSPLGIAVLVALVAAVVVAVVLLRRRRGSSR; this is translated from the coding sequence GTGCCCGGGTTCCTCGACGAGCTGGGGTTCGTCGAGCTGCTCGGGGCGCTGTTCGTCATCGTGCTGCTGCGGGCGCAGGCGACGTACTGGCTCGCGCGGGCCGTCGTGGCCGGGGCGGCGTCGCGCCGCTGGGGGCGGTGGCTGGAGTCGCCGGCGCTGCGGCGGGGCTCGGCGCTCCTCGCGCGCTACGGGCCGCCGGCGGTGACGGTGAGCTTCCTCACCGTGGGGCTCCAGACGATGATGAACGCGGCGGCCGGCGCCGCCCGGATGCGCTTCGGGGTGTATCTCCTCGCGATGCTGCCCGGCTGCGCGGCCTGGGCGCTGATCTACGCGACCGTCGGCTTCGCCGTGCTCTGGGCGGTGGTCGGCGCGGCGGTGGGGTCTCCGCTGGGCATCGCGGTGCTCGTCGCACTCGTGGCCGCGGTCGTCGTGGCCGTCGTGCTGCTCCGCCGCCGCCGCGGCTCCTCCCGCTGA
- a CDS encoding Lrp/AsnC family transcriptional regulator, with protein sequence MDNIDRKILDLLRQNARAGYGDIGGVVGLSASAVKRRVDRLVADGVIRGFTIKVDPAVDGMATEAYVELFCRGTVAPDELRRILSAVPEVVDAGTVTGSADAIVHIRSRDIPSLELALEKVRIAPNVDHTRSAIVLSRLIQRGEA encoded by the coding sequence ATGGACAACATCGATCGGAAGATCCTCGATCTGCTGCGCCAAAACGCCCGCGCGGGCTACGGCGACATCGGCGGGGTCGTCGGCCTGTCCGCGTCCGCCGTGAAGCGCCGCGTCGACCGGCTCGTCGCCGACGGCGTGATCCGCGGCTTCACCATCAAGGTCGACCCGGCGGTCGACGGCATGGCGACGGAGGCGTACGTCGAGCTGTTCTGCCGCGGCACCGTCGCCCCCGACGAGCTGCGCCGCATCCTCTCCGCGGTGCCCGAGGTCGTCGACGCCGGCACGGTGACCGGCTCGGCCGACGCCATCGTGCACATCCGCTCCCGCGACATCCCGAGCCTCGAGCTCGCCCTCGAGAAGGTGCGCATCGCGCCGAACGTCGACCACACCCGCTCCGCGATCGTGCTCTCCCGCCTCATCCAGCGCGGCGAGGCCTAG
- a CDS encoding FAD-binding oxidoreductase, producing MINGDVSFWWASLGRPAPRPALPGPLDVDVCIVGAGYTGLWTAYYLAKADPSLRIAVLEQRFAGFGASGRNGGWLTNEITGGVSSYARSHGAEAVDRFQLAMNETVDEVIAVAAAEGIDADIVKGGEFQVARGAAQRARLLATAEAARARAHTDVEVLDAAESAARIAVSGASAGLWHPHCARLHPAKLAAGLARAVEGLGVRIFEDTRVDEIRPGAAVTARGVVRAPIVLRATEGFTAALAGHHREWLPMNSSLIVTEPLGPEIWDAIGWAGRETLGDSAHAYMYAQRTADDRIAIGGRGVPYRFGSATDVDGGTDPRTAGLLRAVLERFFPVLRGVGVEHVWSGVLGVPRDWHATVGLDRATGLGRAGGFVGTGVTATNLAGRTLRDLVLGERTPLTELPWVGHRVRPWEPEPLRWLAVTALYRAYGLADEAEARGRATTSPLATLADVVAGRSH from the coding sequence GTGATCAACGGCGACGTGTCGTTCTGGTGGGCCTCCCTCGGTCGTCCCGCGCCGCGGCCCGCGCTGCCGGGCCCGCTCGACGTCGACGTCTGCATCGTCGGCGCCGGCTACACCGGTCTGTGGACGGCGTACTACCTCGCGAAGGCCGACCCGTCGCTGCGGATCGCGGTGCTCGAGCAGCGCTTCGCCGGCTTCGGCGCCTCCGGCCGCAACGGCGGCTGGCTGACGAACGAGATCACCGGCGGCGTCTCCTCCTACGCCCGCTCGCACGGGGCCGAAGCGGTCGACCGCTTCCAGCTCGCGATGAACGAGACCGTCGACGAGGTGATCGCGGTCGCGGCGGCGGAGGGGATCGACGCCGACATCGTCAAGGGCGGCGAGTTCCAGGTCGCGCGCGGTGCGGCGCAGCGGGCGCGCCTCCTGGCGACGGCCGAGGCCGCCCGCGCTCGCGCGCACACCGACGTCGAGGTGCTCGACGCGGCGGAGTCGGCGGCGCGGATCGCGGTCAGCGGCGCCTCCGCCGGGCTGTGGCACCCGCACTGCGCACGGCTGCACCCGGCGAAGCTGGCCGCCGGGCTCGCCCGCGCGGTCGAGGGGCTCGGGGTGCGGATCTTCGAGGACACCCGGGTGGACGAGATCCGGCCCGGGGCGGCGGTGACCGCTCGCGGCGTCGTCCGCGCGCCGATCGTGCTGCGCGCCACCGAGGGCTTCACCGCCGCGCTGGCCGGCCACCACCGGGAGTGGCTGCCGATGAACTCGTCGCTGATCGTGACGGAGCCGCTCGGGCCGGAGATCTGGGACGCGATCGGCTGGGCCGGCCGGGAGACGCTGGGCGATTCCGCGCACGCGTACATGTACGCGCAGCGGACGGCCGACGACCGGATCGCGATCGGCGGGCGCGGCGTGCCCTATCGCTTCGGCTCGGCGACGGACGTCGACGGCGGGACCGATCCGCGCACCGCGGGCCTGCTCCGCGCCGTCCTGGAGCGGTTCTTCCCGGTGCTGCGCGGCGTCGGCGTCGAGCACGTCTGGTCGGGCGTGCTCGGCGTGCCGCGTGACTGGCACGCGACCGTCGGCCTCGACCGCGCCACGGGCCTCGGCCGGGCGGGCGGCTTCGTCGGCACCGGCGTCACCGCGACCAATCTCGCCGGGCGCACCCTCCGCGATCTCGTCCTCGGCGAGCGGACGCCGCTCACCGAGCTGCCCTGGGTGGGCCACCGGGTGCGGCCGTGGGAGCCCGAGCCGCTGCGCTGGCTCGCCGTCACCGCGCTCTACCGCGCCTACGGCCTGGCCGATGAGGCGGAGGCGCGGGGCCGGGCGACGACGTCACCGCTCGCGACGCTCGCGGACGTCGTCGCGGGCCGCTCGCACTGA
- a CDS encoding DUF2510 domain-containing protein — protein sequence MTDDQGSDRNGEAEQNGGGASGPRAGWYPDPAGSPRQRWWDGTGWTDSLRDAPATTPPAAASAPPAAPSPVAPTSAAPTPVVPPVTGPAYGETSSGQATSYGQSASGQSAPEREIPQQPRYGEQSPQQPYAQQPHAQQPQYGQQPQYGQQPQQEYSQQYPQQYGQQPAYAGRPAPQPRDPSIVTSTPWIWVVVLLPLLSALSIFLLSPGAIADSAVSSTYGPRASMGMSTAYLVGLGAVQVVGFLIYAAEVVFAFLDYRQLKKNGVQRPFHWAWAFLAAPYVYVIGRSVVVKRVTGGGLLPLWIFLGVVVVSFVIAIGWTAALFSEMMQTFPSAGL from the coding sequence ATGACGGACGACCAGGGCAGCGACCGGAACGGCGAGGCGGAGCAGAACGGCGGCGGCGCCTCCGGGCCCCGCGCGGGCTGGTACCCGGACCCGGCCGGCTCGCCCCGGCAGCGCTGGTGGGACGGCACCGGCTGGACCGACTCGCTCCGCGACGCCCCGGCGACCACGCCTCCGGCGGCTGCCAGTGCGCCTCCCGCCGCGCCGAGTCCCGTCGCGCCGACCTCCGCCGCGCCGACCCCCGTCGTCCCGCCCGTGACGGGCCCCGCCTACGGGGAGACCTCGAGCGGACAGGCGACGAGCTACGGCCAGTCGGCCTCCGGGCAGTCCGCCCCCGAGCGCGAGATCCCGCAGCAGCCGAGGTACGGCGAGCAGTCGCCGCAGCAGCCGTACGCTCAGCAGCCGCATGCTCAGCAGCCGCAGTACGGCCAGCAGCCCCAGTACGGCCAGCAGCCGCAGCAGGAGTACAGCCAGCAGTACCCGCAGCAGTACGGCCAGCAGCCCGCCTACGCCGGCCGCCCCGCACCGCAGCCGCGCGACCCGAGCATCGTCACGAGCACCCCGTGGATCTGGGTCGTCGTGCTGCTCCCGCTGCTCTCGGCGCTGTCGATCTTCCTGCTCTCGCCGGGCGCGATCGCGGACTCGGCCGTCTCCTCGACCTACGGCCCGCGCGCCTCGATGGGCATGTCGACCGCCTACCTCGTCGGCCTCGGCGCCGTGCAGGTCGTCGGCTTCCTGATCTACGCCGCCGAGGTGGTCTTCGCGTTCCTCGACTACCGGCAGCTGAAGAAGAACGGCGTGCAGCGTCCGTTCCACTGGGCCTGGGCGTTCCTCGCCGCGCCGTACGTCTACGTGATCGGCCGCAGCGTCGTCGTGAAGCGCGTGACCGGCGGCGGACTGCTGCCGCTCTGGATCTTCCTCGGCGTGGTGGTCGTCTCCTTCGTCATCGCGATCGGCTGGACCGCTGCGCTGTTCTCGGAGATGATGCAGACGTTCCCGTCCGCGGGACTGTGA
- a CDS encoding HAD-IA family hydrolase translates to MPHTLRARALLFDMDGTLVDSTAVVETIWRSFAARFALDPALVLGAVHGVRAEDSVRRFAPAGSDVAGIVDELNAYELEHTEGTVEIPGATALLAALPRDRVALVTSASPALAAGRLAAAGVPSPAAVVTADDVVHGKPAPDGYLAAAGLLGVEPADAIVFEDAEAGIRAGLAAGMRVVVIGEHESETTRGLPRIEHYADVRVELDGDGLVLTLPDGPAQQRPAQQQPAQ, encoded by the coding sequence ATGCCGCACACTCTCCGCGCCCGCGCCCTGCTCTTCGACATGGACGGCACCCTCGTCGACTCGACCGCGGTGGTGGAGACGATCTGGCGCTCCTTCGCCGCGCGCTTCGCGCTCGATCCTGCGCTCGTGCTGGGCGCCGTGCACGGGGTCCGCGCGGAGGACAGCGTGCGCCGCTTCGCCCCCGCGGGCAGCGACGTCGCCGGGATCGTCGACGAGCTGAACGCCTACGAGCTCGAGCACACCGAGGGCACCGTCGAGATCCCCGGCGCCACGGCCCTCCTCGCCGCGCTCCCGCGCGACCGCGTCGCCCTCGTCACCTCGGCGAGCCCGGCGCTGGCCGCCGGCCGGCTCGCGGCCGCCGGCGTCCCCTCCCCCGCGGCGGTCGTCACCGCCGACGACGTCGTGCACGGCAAGCCGGCGCCGGACGGCTACCTCGCCGCCGCCGGCCTCCTCGGCGTCGAGCCCGCCGACGCGATCGTCTTCGAGGACGCGGAGGCGGGCATCCGCGCCGGCCTCGCCGCCGGGATGCGCGTGGTCGTCATCGGCGAGCACGAGTCCGAGACCACCCGCGGACTGCCGCGCATCGAGCACTACGCCGACGTCCGGGTCGAGCTCGACGGCGACGGCCTGGTGCTGACGCTGCCGGACGGGCCTGCTCAGCAGCGGCCCGCTCAGCAGCAGCCCGCTCAGTAG
- a CDS encoding ABC transporter permease yields the protein MGGLTGVVGAIVEAWTELRIHRGRVLLSLIGVAVAVAALTGVVAAGGIARQANIEVSERNSGRPASLYLSAYSNGPDGTVDAAALQAAWEQVLERYRIDYASRTTYGSTRVQFADGAVDVGITAVDQPYAEMHRVKLASGSWFTEGDERRLAPALVINEIFWDRIGRPDLRTHPTATLLGGEHDTTAVVIGVTPSNQYDTEPSAMMLADAYSAIAPEADPASGGAQVPNYEMWVPLEIADPLIAAVQRDVTAALGPGIQADVYRQDYLSYDSDPFAVLTWVIGGVAGLVLALGALGLLNIALVTVRQRIREIGIRRSFGASSGRIFFSIMMESVVATVVAGVVGVTIAVILVTNPLTVDFVKQSGISDIPPFPVEAALLGLGAATLVGALAGLVPAIVAVRVKVIDAIRY from the coding sequence ATGGGCGGCCTCACCGGCGTCGTCGGCGCCATCGTCGAGGCGTGGACCGAGCTGCGCATCCACCGCGGCCGCGTGCTGCTCTCGCTGATCGGCGTCGCGGTCGCCGTGGCCGCCCTCACCGGGGTGGTCGCCGCCGGCGGGATCGCCCGCCAGGCGAACATCGAGGTCTCGGAGCGCAACAGCGGCCGGCCCGCGAGCCTCTATCTCAGCGCCTACTCGAACGGACCGGACGGGACGGTCGACGCCGCCGCGCTGCAGGCCGCCTGGGAGCAGGTGCTCGAGCGCTACCGCATCGACTACGCGAGCCGCACGACCTACGGCAGCACCCGCGTGCAGTTCGCCGACGGCGCCGTCGACGTCGGGATCACCGCCGTCGACCAGCCCTACGCCGAGATGCACCGGGTGAAGCTGGCGAGCGGCAGCTGGTTCACCGAGGGGGACGAGCGCCGCCTCGCGCCCGCGCTCGTCATCAACGAGATCTTCTGGGACCGGATCGGGCGACCGGATCTGCGCACCCATCCGACGGCCACCCTCCTCGGCGGCGAGCACGACACCACCGCCGTCGTGATCGGGGTGACGCCGTCCAACCAGTACGACACCGAGCCGTCGGCGATGATGCTCGCCGACGCGTACTCGGCGATCGCGCCCGAGGCGGATCCCGCGTCCGGCGGCGCGCAGGTGCCGAACTACGAGATGTGGGTGCCGCTCGAGATCGCCGACCCGCTCATCGCGGCGGTGCAGCGCGACGTGACCGCGGCGCTCGGCCCGGGCATCCAGGCCGACGTCTACCGGCAGGACTACCTCAGCTACGACTCCGACCCGTTCGCGGTGCTCACCTGGGTGATCGGCGGCGTCGCCGGCCTGGTGCTGGCACTCGGAGCGCTCGGGCTGCTCAACATCGCCCTGGTGACGGTGCGGCAGCGGATCCGCGAGATCGGCATCCGGCGCAGCTTCGGCGCCTCCTCGGGGCGGATCTTCTTCTCGATCATGATGGAGAGCGTCGTCGCGACCGTCGTCGCGGGAGTCGTCGGGGTCACGATCGCGGTGATCCTGGTGACGAATCCGCTGACCGTGGACTTCGTGAAGCAGAGCGGGATCAGCGACATCCCGCCGTTCCCGGTCGAGGCGGCGCTGCTGGGCCTCGGCGCGGCGACCCTGGTGGGCGCACTGGCGGGCCTGGTGCCCGCGATCGTCGCGGTGCGGGTGAAGGTGATCGACGCGATCCGCTACTGA
- a CDS encoding ABC transporter ATP-binding protein: MTREGSAILRLEGIRKVVPLPDAPPLTILDGVDLEVGEGDHVSVVGRSGSGKSTLLNILGLIDEPTEGRMLLEGKPTESLSARARARIRGGSIGFIFQQFNLLEGRTARENVMTPLLYATGSEFWRRAALAAEMLERVGLGHRVDSMPGRMSGGEQQRIAIARALVRRPRLILADEPTGALDTDTGESVMGLLDEIAQESGSALVTITHDPAIAARAERHYRLDHGRLSASTAATAAPSTGAPSTGAPSTGSGRH; the protein is encoded by the coding sequence GTGACGCGCGAGGGTTCCGCGATCCTGCGCCTCGAGGGGATCCGCAAGGTCGTCCCCCTGCCCGACGCGCCCCCGCTCACGATCCTCGACGGCGTCGACCTCGAGGTCGGCGAGGGCGACCACGTCTCGGTCGTCGGCCGGAGCGGCTCCGGCAAGTCGACGCTGCTCAACATCCTCGGCCTGATCGACGAGCCGACCGAGGGCCGGATGCTGCTCGAGGGGAAGCCGACCGAGTCGCTCTCCGCGCGGGCCCGCGCGCGGATCCGCGGCGGCAGCATCGGCTTCATCTTCCAGCAGTTCAATCTGCTCGAGGGCCGCACGGCCCGCGAGAACGTGATGACGCCGCTGCTCTACGCGACCGGCAGCGAGTTCTGGCGGCGCGCGGCCCTCGCCGCCGAGATGCTGGAGCGGGTCGGGCTCGGCCACCGGGTCGACTCGATGCCGGGCCGGATGTCCGGCGGCGAGCAGCAGCGCATCGCGATCGCGCGAGCGCTCGTGCGCCGGCCGCGGCTGATCCTCGCCGACGAGCCGACCGGCGCGCTCGACACCGACACGGGGGAGAGCGTGATGGGACTGCTCGACGAGATCGCCCAGGAGTCCGGCTCGGCCCTGGTCACCATCACGCACGACCCGGCCATCGCGGCGCGGGCCGAGCGGCACTACCGGCTCGACCACGGGCGGCTCAGCGCGTCGACGGCCGCGACGGCCGCTCCCTCGACCGGCGCTCCCTCGACCGGCGCTCCCTCGACCGGCTCGGGGAGGCACTGA
- a CDS encoding efflux RND transporter periplasmic adaptor subunit, whose protein sequence is MVIIGAAAVALVKIAFFPDGSAEADPTVPTGELTEPTVVVGRGTVTNDLTLQGTVAADPAVPVKATAAGTVDDVYIEQGATVASGDLIYDIRVETVRDPVETTGADGQVTVTQPPPSVRFERVYAPAAGVLSALGVIHDQAVTVGEVTGQVAPPTYAVTGSIDAEQLYRIQNRPTEAQVAVTGGPAAFTCTGLSISTPLAGEGEASSGETGGTGGTGTGGGSGTTFRCQVPGEVTVFPGLAATVTLAGGLAENVLVVPTTAVEGTAESGVVYRQAEDGSTEEVPVTLGLTDGVSIEVTGGVDEGATLLQFVPGAAAGDGEQLDGNCVSNPDGSVFCS, encoded by the coding sequence ATGGTGATCATCGGCGCCGCGGCCGTCGCGCTGGTGAAGATCGCGTTCTTCCCCGACGGGTCCGCCGAGGCCGATCCCACCGTCCCGACCGGCGAGCTCACCGAGCCGACCGTCGTCGTCGGCCGCGGCACCGTCACCAACGACCTCACCCTGCAGGGCACCGTCGCCGCCGACCCGGCCGTGCCGGTCAAGGCGACCGCCGCCGGCACCGTCGACGACGTCTACATCGAGCAGGGCGCCACGGTCGCCTCGGGCGACCTGATCTACGACATCCGCGTCGAGACCGTGCGCGACCCGGTCGAGACCACCGGCGCCGACGGCCAGGTCACTGTGACCCAGCCGCCGCCCTCCGTCCGCTTCGAGCGGGTCTACGCGCCGGCCGCCGGCGTGCTCAGCGCCCTCGGCGTGATCCACGACCAGGCCGTCACCGTCGGCGAGGTGACCGGCCAGGTCGCGCCGCCCACCTACGCGGTCACCGGCTCGATCGACGCGGAGCAGCTCTACCGGATCCAGAACCGCCCCACCGAGGCGCAGGTCGCGGTCACCGGCGGCCCCGCCGCCTTCACCTGCACCGGGCTCAGCATCAGCACGCCGCTCGCCGGCGAGGGCGAGGCCTCGAGCGGGGAGACCGGCGGCACGGGCGGCACCGGCACGGGCGGCGGCTCCGGCACCACCTTCCGCTGCCAGGTGCCCGGCGAGGTCACCGTCTTCCCCGGCCTCGCGGCCACCGTCACGCTCGCGGGCGGCCTCGCCGAGAACGTGCTCGTCGTTCCGACCACCGCGGTCGAGGGCACCGCCGAGTCGGGCGTCGTCTACCGCCAGGCGGAGGACGGCTCGACCGAGGAGGTCCCCGTGACGCTCGGCCTCACCGACGGCGTGAGCATCGAGGTGACCGGCGGCGTCGACGAGGGCGCGACGCTCCTGCAGTTCGTGCCCGGCGCCGCGGCCGGCGACGGCGAGCAGCTCGACGGGAACTGCGTGTCGAACCCCGACGGCTCGGTCTTCTGCTCGTGA
- a CDS encoding YdeI/OmpD-associated family protein has product MRYTTSLFQIGNNTGIEVPPEVLDALGGGKRPAVSVVVNGFAYASTVGAMGGRSLIPFSSDKRAATGLAGGDPIEVELELDTAPRTVAVPDDLAAALEAAGATEAFEALSPSARKAHVTAVEGAKAAETRARRVAAVVSKLGG; this is encoded by the coding sequence GTGCGCTACACGACGAGCCTCTTCCAGATCGGCAACAACACCGGCATCGAGGTGCCGCCCGAGGTGCTCGACGCGCTCGGCGGCGGCAAGCGACCGGCCGTGAGCGTCGTCGTCAACGGCTTCGCCTACGCGAGCACCGTCGGCGCGATGGGCGGCCGCTCCCTCATCCCGTTCTCGTCGGACAAGCGCGCCGCGACCGGTCTCGCCGGCGGCGACCCGATCGAGGTCGAGCTCGAGCTCGACACGGCTCCGCGCACCGTCGCCGTGCCGGACGACCTCGCCGCCGCCCTCGAAGCGGCCGGTGCGACCGAGGCGTTCGAGGCCCTCTCGCCGAGCGCGCGCAAGGCCCACGTCACCGCGGTCGAGGGCGCGAAGGCCGCCGAGACCCGCGCGCGCCGCGTCGCGGCCGTCGTGTCGAAGCTCGGCGGCTGA
- a CDS encoding MarR family transcriptional regulator, protein MDGDGARWLTQEQLAAWLRFIAVVELLPGALDSQLQRDAGLTHFEYMTLAMLSEAPDHALRMTTLAARTNATLPRLSHVVTRLAARGYLERRPCPTDGRATNAVLTREGLQKVVGTAPGHVATVLADVVDPLDAEQIPQLADIMARMLTRLDPEGRMTVDAVRSALGDPGHADREDPADRDC, encoded by the coding sequence GTGGATGGGGATGGTGCGCGCTGGCTCACGCAGGAGCAGCTGGCCGCGTGGCTGCGGTTCATCGCGGTCGTCGAGCTGCTGCCCGGCGCGCTCGACAGCCAGCTGCAGCGCGACGCCGGCCTGACCCACTTCGAGTACATGACCCTCGCGATGCTCTCCGAGGCGCCGGACCACGCGCTGCGGATGACGACGCTCGCCGCCCGCACCAACGCCACCCTCCCGCGGCTCTCGCACGTCGTCACCCGCCTGGCCGCCCGCGGCTACCTCGAGCGCCGGCCCTGCCCCACCGACGGCCGCGCGACGAACGCCGTGCTCACTCGCGAGGGCCTGCAGAAGGTCGTCGGCACCGCCCCCGGGCACGTCGCGACCGTGCTCGCCGACGTCGTCGACCCGCTCGACGCCGAGCAGATCCCGCAGCTCGCCGACATCATGGCGCGGATGCTCACCCGCCTCGACCCGGAGGGCCGGATGACCGTCGACGCGGTCCGCTCCGCCCTCGGCGACCCGGGGCACGCCGACCGCGAGGATCCGGCCGACCGCGACTGCTGA